A genomic stretch from Streptomyces venezuelae ATCC 10712 includes:
- a CDS encoding MFS transporter: MTSTELARASVVPAAPPAAPSRSPGPALAAAMLGFALITLDTSVVNVALPAIGADLGAGMSGLQWVVDAYTLVFAALLLSSGALADRVGASRAYGWGAVVFVLASAACGLAPGLPALLAARTVQGAAAAVMLPASLALVREAYGDPGRRARAVSLWAAGGTLAVALGPVAGGALTTAWSWRGVFFVNLPLGLVALALLGRVARSARRPAPLDLPGQLTAMTALGALTFAAIEGGTEGWWALGLAVVSFAAFLVVEARRRHPVVPLGLFRNPTVAVAVAAGSANSVAFYGMLFVFSLFFQQVLGLSALGAGLMFLPMTGLLAGVNILSARAAARYGARLPIVVGQAVAVAGLLGLLTVDADTSRPLQALLLVPLALGAGFSLPPLIASMMEAVPAERAGTAAGLLNAVRQTAGALAIAVFGSLAAASVEAALRTGLLVSAALLALTTLLSLRLPGRLPGRA; the protein is encoded by the coding sequence ATGACCTCGACCGAACTCGCACGAGCCTCCGTTGTCCCCGCCGCACCTCCTGCCGCCCCCTCCCGCTCCCCGGGCCCGGCCCTGGCCGCCGCGATGCTCGGCTTCGCGCTCATCACCCTGGACACCTCCGTCGTGAACGTCGCGCTGCCCGCGATCGGCGCCGACCTGGGGGCGGGGATGTCGGGCCTCCAGTGGGTGGTGGACGCGTACACGCTGGTGTTCGCCGCGCTGCTGCTGTCCAGCGGGGCGCTCGCCGACCGGGTCGGGGCGAGCCGGGCGTACGGCTGGGGGGCCGTCGTCTTCGTCCTGGCCTCCGCCGCCTGCGGTCTGGCCCCCGGCCTGCCGGCCCTGCTCGCGGCCCGTACGGTGCAGGGCGCGGCGGCCGCGGTGATGCTGCCGGCCTCCCTCGCGCTCGTCCGGGAGGCGTACGGCGATCCCGGGCGGCGGGCCCGCGCGGTGTCGCTGTGGGCGGCCGGCGGCACGCTCGCGGTGGCGCTGGGGCCGGTCGCCGGCGGGGCTCTGACGACGGCGTGGAGCTGGCGGGGCGTCTTCTTCGTCAACCTGCCGCTGGGCCTCGTGGCGCTCGCGCTGCTGGGCCGGGTGGCGCGCTCGGCCCGCCGGCCCGCGCCGCTCGACCTGCCGGGACAGCTGACGGCGATGACGGCGCTCGGGGCGCTCACCTTCGCCGCCATCGAGGGCGGCACGGAGGGCTGGTGGGCGCTGGGCCTCGCGGTCGTCTCCTTCGCCGCGTTCCTGGTGGTCGAGGCGCGGCGGCGGCACCCGGTGGTGCCGCTGGGACTGTTCCGCAACCCGACGGTGGCGGTCGCGGTGGCGGCGGGCTCGGCGAACAGCGTGGCCTTCTACGGGATGCTCTTCGTCTTCAGCCTCTTCTTCCAGCAGGTGCTGGGGCTCTCGGCGCTGGGCGCCGGGCTGATGTTCCTGCCGATGACGGGGCTGCTGGCCGGGGTGAACATCCTGTCCGCGCGGGCGGCGGCGCGGTACGGGGCGAGGCTGCCGATCGTCGTCGGCCAGGCGGTCGCGGTGGCGGGTCTGCTCGGGCTGCTCACGGTGGACGCGGACACCTCCCGCCCGCTCCAGGCCCTGCTGCTGGTCCCGCTGGCGCTCGGGGCGGGCTTCTCGCTGCCGCCGCTGATCGCCTCGATGATGGAGGCGGTCCCGGCCGAGCGCGCGGGCACGGCGGCGGGCCTCCTGAACGCGGTCCGGCAGACGGCGGGCGCCCTGGCGATCGCGGTCTTCGGCTCCCTCGCGGCCGCGTCCGTGGAGGCGGCGCTGCGCACCGGACTCCTCGTCAGCGCGGCCCTGCTGGCCCTGACCACCCTGCTCTCCCTGCGGCTTCCGGGGCGTCTTCCGGGCCGGGCCTGA
- a CDS encoding AraC family transcriptional regulator — MDVLSDAIAAMRTGRPHSSRTVRFAPWGIRFPPGKGAGFHVVLQGTAWLLPPDDAAPVRLGPGDVVLLAHGTGHGLADHPGTPLVDALPAPDGSWPTPPDRGPIGADETLLLCGAYQLSRARAHPLLTDLPPFVHLPARVGAHPRLRAAVDLLGAELAEPQPGSDAIVPALLDTLLLYLLRTWWLTERPDRSTGWSAALADPAVAGALRALHGDPAHAWTVEELGALTGLSRAAFARRFTTLVGRAPLAYLTWWRMTTAGRLLRTDDLPLRAVAQRSGYSSEFAFAKAFKRAYGVAPGQYRKGA, encoded by the coding sequence ATGGACGTACTGAGCGATGCCATCGCCGCCATGCGCACCGGCCGCCCCCACTCCTCCCGCACCGTCCGCTTCGCCCCCTGGGGCATCCGCTTCCCTCCCGGCAAGGGCGCCGGATTCCACGTCGTCCTCCAGGGCACCGCCTGGCTGCTGCCACCGGACGACGCCGCCCCCGTCAGACTCGGCCCCGGCGACGTCGTCCTCCTCGCCCACGGCACCGGCCACGGCCTCGCCGACCACCCCGGCACCCCCCTCGTCGACGCCCTGCCCGCCCCCGACGGCTCCTGGCCCACCCCGCCCGACCGCGGCCCGATCGGCGCCGACGAGACCCTGCTCCTGTGCGGCGCCTACCAGCTCAGCCGCGCCCGCGCCCACCCGCTGCTCACCGACCTGCCCCCGTTCGTCCACCTCCCCGCCCGGGTCGGCGCCCACCCCCGGCTGCGGGCCGCCGTCGACCTGCTCGGCGCCGAACTCGCCGAACCCCAGCCGGGATCCGACGCCATCGTGCCCGCCCTCCTCGACACCCTCCTGCTGTACCTGCTGCGCACCTGGTGGCTCACCGAGCGCCCCGACCGTTCCACCGGCTGGTCCGCCGCCCTCGCCGACCCGGCCGTCGCCGGCGCGCTGCGGGCCCTCCACGGCGACCCCGCGCACGCCTGGACGGTCGAGGAACTCGGCGCGCTCACCGGCCTGTCCCGGGCCGCCTTCGCCCGCCGCTTCACCACCCTGGTCGGCCGGGCGCCCCTCGCGTACCTCACCTGGTGGCGCATGACCACGGCGGGCCGGCTGCTGCGCACCGACGACCTCCCCCTCCGCGCGGTCGCCCAACGCTCCGGTTACTCCTCGGAGTTCGCCTTCGCCAAGGCCTTCAAGCGGGCGTACGGGGTGGCTCCCGGCCAGTACCGCAAGGGGGCCTGA
- a CDS encoding IclR family transcriptional regulator, which yields MATADAGGAQVKSAVRTVELLEYFAGRPGMHSLAAVQEAVGYPKSSLYMLLRTLVELGWVETDATGTRYGIGVRALLVGTSYIDGDEVVAASRPTLDRLSDDTTETIHLARLDGTNVVYLATRQSQHYLRPFTRVGRRLPAHSTSLGKALLATHTDDQVRKLLPETLPALTEHTITDREQLIEELHAIREQGISVDREENTLGLRCFGVAIPYRTPARDAISCSVPVARLTPAHEQMIKDALFDARDRLTLATRRL from the coding sequence ATGGCGACAGCCGACGCGGGCGGAGCGCAGGTGAAGTCCGCGGTGCGGACCGTGGAGCTGCTCGAATACTTCGCCGGACGGCCCGGAATGCACTCGCTGGCCGCCGTCCAGGAGGCCGTCGGCTACCCCAAGTCCAGCCTGTACATGCTGCTGCGCACGCTGGTCGAACTCGGCTGGGTGGAGACCGACGCGACGGGCACCCGGTACGGCATCGGGGTGCGGGCGCTGCTCGTCGGCACCTCGTACATCGACGGGGACGAGGTGGTGGCCGCCTCCCGGCCCACCCTGGACCGGCTCTCCGACGACACCACCGAAACCATCCACCTCGCACGCCTCGACGGCACCAACGTGGTCTATCTGGCGACCCGTCAGTCCCAGCACTACCTGCGGCCGTTCACCCGGGTCGGGCGCCGGCTGCCCGCGCACTCGACCTCACTCGGCAAGGCGCTGCTCGCCACCCACACCGACGACCAGGTGCGCAAGCTGCTCCCGGAGACCCTCCCGGCGCTCACCGAGCACACGATCACCGACCGCGAGCAGCTCATCGAGGAGCTGCACGCCATCCGCGAGCAGGGGATCTCGGTGGACCGGGAGGAGAACACCCTGGGGCTGCGCTGCTTCGGCGTCGCGATCCCGTACCGGACCCCCGCGCGGGACGCGATCAGCTGCTCGGTGCCGGTGGCGCGGCTCACCCCGGCCCACGAGCAGATGATCAAGGACGCGCTCTTCGACGCGCGCGACCGGCTGACGCTGGCGACCCGCCGCCTCTGA
- a CDS encoding aldehyde dehydrogenase (NADP(+)) codes for MAAEPVWSVDPRTGKPRERVGTESTAADVDRAVRAAHQVREALADRTVRAAFLRTAADLLDGAGERIVGTADAETALGPVRLTGELARTTAQLRAFAEVVEEGSFLDVRIDLPDPGATPPRPDMRRWKIPLGVVAVYAASNFPLAFSVPGGDTASALAAGCPVVVKGHPDHPATSELCASLLRGAAAKTGLPEDVVVLVHGFDAGVELVRHPLVAAAGFTGSVRGGRALFDAAAARPVPIPFHGELGSLNPVVLTPAAVEERAEEIGAGLAGSMTLGAGQFCTKPGFVLAPTGEAGDRFLDALAAGVSAAAPAVLLDHRMREAFVAGAAERAALAGVAAPVTPGPGGTHTVSAGVLAVDAARLTGGPDGEGHDLLLEECFGPVTVVARYDSRTEISEVLSRLPGNLTATLHIAERGEDADAASLLAELTPLAGRVLVNGWPTGVAVAAAQHHGGPYPATTSTSTSVGATAIERWLRPVTYQSTPGHLLPPELRDGNPLGVPRR; via the coding sequence GTGGCGGCAGAACCAGTGTGGAGTGTGGACCCCCGGACGGGGAAGCCGCGCGAGCGGGTCGGGACGGAGTCCACGGCGGCGGACGTCGACCGGGCCGTACGGGCCGCCCACCAGGTCCGGGAGGCGCTCGCCGACCGGACCGTACGGGCCGCCTTCCTCCGTACCGCGGCCGACCTCCTCGACGGGGCCGGCGAGCGGATCGTCGGGACGGCGGACGCCGAGACGGCCCTCGGACCGGTCCGCCTCACCGGCGAACTCGCCCGCACCACCGCCCAGTTGAGGGCCTTCGCCGAGGTCGTCGAGGAGGGCTCCTTCCTCGACGTCCGGATCGACCTGCCCGACCCCGGAGCCACCCCGCCACGGCCCGACATGCGCCGCTGGAAGATCCCGCTCGGCGTCGTCGCGGTCTACGCCGCCAGCAACTTCCCGCTCGCCTTCTCCGTCCCGGGCGGCGACACCGCGAGCGCCCTCGCGGCCGGCTGCCCCGTGGTCGTCAAGGGCCACCCGGACCACCCCGCCACCTCCGAGCTCTGCGCCTCCCTGCTCCGCGGGGCCGCCGCCAAGACGGGCCTCCCCGAGGACGTCGTCGTCCTCGTCCACGGCTTCGACGCGGGCGTCGAACTGGTCCGCCACCCGCTCGTCGCGGCCGCCGGCTTCACCGGCTCGGTCCGCGGCGGCCGGGCCCTCTTCGACGCCGCCGCCGCCCGGCCCGTCCCCATCCCCTTCCACGGCGAACTCGGCTCCCTCAACCCCGTCGTGCTGACCCCCGCCGCCGTCGAGGAGCGGGCCGAGGAGATCGGCGCCGGTCTGGCCGGTTCCATGACCCTGGGCGCCGGCCAGTTCTGCACCAAGCCCGGCTTCGTCCTGGCCCCCACGGGCGAGGCGGGCGACCGCTTCCTCGACGCCCTCGCCGCCGGGGTCTCCGCGGCCGCACCGGCCGTCCTGCTCGACCACCGGATGCGCGAGGCCTTCGTCGCCGGGGCCGCCGAGCGCGCCGCCCTCGCCGGGGTGGCGGCCCCCGTCACCCCGGGCCCTGGCGGCACCCACACGGTCAGCGCCGGCGTCCTCGCCGTCGACGCCGCACGGCTCACCGGCGGCCCCGACGGGGAGGGCCACGACCTCCTCCTGGAGGAGTGCTTCGGCCCGGTCACCGTCGTCGCCCGCTACGACTCCCGTACGGAGATCAGCGAGGTCCTCTCCCGGCTGCCCGGCAACCTCACCGCCACCCTGCACATCGCCGAGCGGGGCGAGGACGCCGACGCGGCCTCGCTCCTCGCCGAACTCACCCCGCTCGCGGGCCGCGTCCTCGTCAACGGCTGGCCCACCGGCGTCGCCGTCGCCGCCGCCCAGCACCACGGCGGCCCCTACCCGGCCACCACCTCCACCTCCACCTCGGTCGGGGCGACCGCGATCGAGCGCTGGCTGCGTCCGGTCACCTACCAGTCGACCCCCGGCCACCTGCTGCCGCCCGAACTCCGCGACGGCAACCCGCTGGGAGTTCCGAGGCGCTGA
- a CDS encoding zinc-dependent alcohol dehydrogenase family protein — protein MTTTGMTTKAVLFHELGGPEVLTVEEVPLPAPGPGEVLVRVEAIGLNRAEALFRAGTYYYPATLPGSRLGYEAAGVVEAVGAGVTAYAPGDPVMAAANFDFGVHGVYAERVVLPQEYVVARPEGVDAVTAAAVWLSYFTAYGGMVLTGGLGAGEHVVITGASSSVGTAALQVALRVGAVPIATTRTEAKRKRLLELGAAHVVVTDTEDLVGEVRRITCGAGADLAFDAIGGPGFARLGDALRTGGTAVLYGWLDPRPTELSRNWPLTTHTYANGELARSEEGRRRAAGFIGSGLRDGSLAPVIAETFDGLERIADAHRLMESNAHLGKIVVRVPS, from the coding sequence ATGACGACAACAGGCATGACGACGAAGGCGGTTCTGTTCCACGAGCTGGGCGGGCCCGAGGTGCTGACCGTGGAGGAGGTGCCGCTGCCCGCGCCCGGCCCCGGCGAGGTCCTGGTCCGGGTCGAGGCGATCGGGCTCAACCGGGCCGAGGCGCTGTTCCGCGCGGGCACCTACTACTACCCGGCCACGCTGCCGGGTTCGCGGCTCGGTTACGAGGCGGCGGGCGTGGTCGAGGCGGTGGGCGCCGGGGTCACCGCGTACGCCCCGGGCGACCCGGTGATGGCGGCGGCCAACTTCGACTTCGGGGTCCACGGGGTGTACGCGGAGCGGGTGGTGCTGCCCCAGGAGTACGTGGTGGCCCGGCCGGAGGGCGTGGACGCGGTGACGGCGGCGGCGGTCTGGCTGAGCTACTTCACCGCGTACGGCGGGATGGTGCTGACCGGCGGTCTCGGAGCGGGTGAGCACGTGGTGATCACGGGGGCGTCCAGTTCGGTGGGCACCGCCGCGCTCCAGGTCGCGCTGCGGGTCGGCGCGGTGCCCATCGCCACCACGCGCACGGAGGCCAAGCGGAAGCGGCTCCTGGAGCTGGGGGCCGCGCACGTGGTCGTGACGGACACCGAGGACCTGGTCGGGGAGGTCCGCCGGATCACCTGCGGGGCGGGCGCGGACCTGGCGTTCGACGCGATCGGCGGGCCCGGCTTCGCCCGGCTCGGGGACGCGCTGCGGACCGGTGGCACGGCCGTGCTGTACGGCTGGCTCGACCCCCGGCCGACCGAGCTGTCGCGGAACTGGCCGCTGACCACGCACACGTACGCGAACGGGGAACTGGCCAGGAGCGAGGAGGGGCGCCGGCGGGCGGCCGGTTTCATCGGTTCGGGGCTCAGGGACGGCTCCCTGGCGCCGGTGATCGCCGAGACCTTCGACGGTCTGGAGCGGATCGCCGACGCCCATCGGCTGATGGAGTCGAACGCGCACCTCGGGAAGATCGTGGTGCGCGTCCCTTCCTGA
- a CDS encoding cupin domain-containing protein: MNDNNAPFAPLLTRAADAETTADPSSVMTLLADSGTTGGQLTSYRSTFAEGAVGAPAHFHTKASEMFYVIDGSLQVLVGEELSVLEKGDFLLVPPHTAHAFAAAPGAEADVLFVFTPGMARFDYLRLLGRVMRGEASFEEIKASSEQYDNHYVDSPAWQKALAERG, translated from the coding sequence ATGAACGACAACAACGCGCCCTTCGCCCCGCTCCTGACCCGCGCCGCCGACGCCGAGACCACGGCGGACCCCAGCAGCGTGATGACCCTCCTCGCCGACTCCGGCACCACCGGTGGACAGCTCACCAGCTACCGCTCCACCTTCGCCGAGGGTGCGGTCGGCGCCCCGGCGCACTTCCACACCAAGGCCTCGGAGATGTTCTACGTCATCGACGGCTCGCTCCAGGTCCTGGTCGGCGAGGAGCTCTCCGTCCTGGAGAAGGGCGACTTCCTCCTCGTCCCGCCGCACACCGCCCACGCCTTCGCGGCGGCGCCCGGCGCCGAGGCGGACGTCCTGTTCGTCTTCACGCCGGGCATGGCCCGCTTCGACTACCTGCGCCTGCTCGGCCGGGTCATGCGGGGCGAGGCGAGCTTCGAGGAGATCAAGGCCTCCTCGGAGCAGTACGACAACCACTACGTGGACAGCCCGGCCTGGCAGAAGGCACTGGCCGAGCGCGGCTGA